The genomic segment CACGTCACCGGCGGACACCCCGACCGGCTTGCCCGCGACCGCTTCGAGTTCGGCGTACAGCCGGTCGACGCCTTCCTTGCCCGCACCGGAAACCGCCTGGTACGAGGCCACCACGAGTTCCTTCAGCTCGAACTCGCGGTGCAGCGCGCCCAGCGCCGCCATCATCGACAGCGTGGTGCAGTTCGGGTTCGCGATGATGCCGCGCGGGCGCTCGCCGACCTTGTCCGCGTTGACCTCGGGGACCACCAGCGGCACGTCGTCGTCCATCCGGAAGGCGCCGGAGTTGTCCACGGCCACCGCGCCACGGGCCGCCGCGACCGGCGCCCATTCCGCGGAGATTTCGTCGGGCACGTCGAACATCGCCACGTCGACGCCGTCGAAGGCTTCCGCGGTCAGCTCGATGACGGTCAGCTCCTCGCCGCGAACGGTGAGCTTCTTGCCCGCCGAGCGCGCCGACGCGATCAGCCGGATTTCGCCCCACGGCACGGTTTCCCGGTTGTTGATGATGTCGATCATCACGGTGCCCACCGCGCCGGTGGCACCGACCAGAGCCAGAACAGGAGCCATTTCTATCGACCACTTCCCGCGTAGACGACGGCTTCTTCGTCGCCGCCCAGTTCGAATGCGTCATGGATGGCGCGCACCGCGTCGTCGAGCTGCGCGTCCCGGATCAGCACGGAGATGCGGATCTCGGAGGTGTTGATGATCTCGATGTTCACCCCGACCTTGGACAGGGCTTCGCAGAAGGTGGCGGTGACCCCGGGGTGCGAGCGCATGCCGGCGCCGACCAGGGAGACCTTGCCGACGTGGTCGTCGTAGAGCACCGAGGAGAAGCCCAGCTCCTCCTTGATCTTCTCCAGCGACGCGACCGCCTTGGGGCCGTTGGCCTTCGACAGCGTGAAGGTGATGTCCGTGCGCCCCGACGAGGTGTTGGAGACGTTCTGCAGCACCATGTCGATGTCGATCTCGGCGTCGGCGATCACCCGGAAGATCCGGGCGGCGGCACCGGCGTGGTCCGGCACCCCGGTCACCGTGATCTTGGCTTCGGAGCGGTCGTGCGCCACACCGGTGATCAACGCTTGTTCCACGGGGATCTCCTCGATCGATCCGGTCACCGTCGTGCCCGGCTTGTCACTGTAGGAAGAACGGACTCGGATCGGCACGCCGTAGCGCCGCGCGTACTCCACCGACCGCAGGTGCAGGATCTTCGAGCCGCTCGCCGCGAGCTCCAGCATTTCCTCGTACGGCACGGAATCCAGCTTGCGCGCGTCCGGCACGATGCGGGGGTCGGCCGAGTACACACCGTCCACATCGGAGTAGATCTCGCACACGTCGGCGTTGAGCGCCGCGGCCAGCGCCACCGCGGTGGTGTCCGAGCCACCGCGGCCGAGCGTGGTGATGTCCTTGGTGTCCTGCGCCACG from the Amycolatopsis magusensis genome contains:
- a CDS encoding aspartate-semialdehyde dehydrogenase — encoded protein: MAPVLALVGATGAVGTVMIDIINNRETVPWGEIRLIASARSAGKKLTVRGEELTVIELTAEAFDGVDVAMFDVPDEISAEWAPVAAARGAVAVDNSGAFRMDDDVPLVVPEVNADKVGERPRGIIANPNCTTLSMMAALGALHREFELKELVVASYQAVSGAGKEGVDRLYAELEAVAGKPVGVSAGDVRRTLEAAGLSISDSPFPAPLAFNVVPSAGSYKGDGWYSEELKVRNESRKILGIPDLKVSATCVRVPVVTTHSLAVHATFAREVTVEEAHKVLEAQPTIVLVDDPENGVFPTPAEVVGEDPTYVGRVRQALDFPNTLDFFVCGDNLRKGAALNTYEIAETLAPQLG
- a CDS encoding aspartate kinase — encoded protein: MALVVQKYGGSSLESADRIKRVAERIVATKKAGNEVVVVCSAMGDTTDELLDLAQQVNPVPPEREMDMLLTAGERISNALVAMAISAQGAQAWSFTGSQAGVVTTAVHGNARIIDVTPSRVSEALEQGYVALVAGFQGVAQDTKDITTLGRGGSDTTAVALAAALNADVCEIYSDVDGVYSADPRIVPDARKLDSVPYEEMLELAASGSKILHLRSVEYARRYGVPIRVRSSYSDKPGTTVTGSIEEIPVEQALITGVAHDRSEAKITVTGVPDHAGAAARIFRVIADAEIDIDMVLQNVSNTSSGRTDITFTLSKANGPKAVASLEKIKEELGFSSVLYDDHVGKVSLVGAGMRSHPGVTATFCEALSKVGVNIEIINTSEIRISVLIRDAQLDDAVRAIHDAFELGGDEEAVVYAGSGR